From a single Apium graveolens cultivar Ventura chromosome 2, ASM990537v1, whole genome shotgun sequence genomic region:
- the LOC141698702 gene encoding uncharacterized protein LOC141698702, producing the protein MPRRRRTSPNVNHLNQKPPELFEREVDDIMFTETDAKWVYYPHTDALVIKMKIGMVNVHRASVDTGSSADVLTYDAYKKLGLLDKDLTSTGGHLYWFTGNSIGVKRTIRIPVTLEEEPYAATQVAMFTIVDQPCAYNVIVSRPLLRAMRMVTPIHHMTVKFPTPTG; encoded by the coding sequence ATGCCCAGGAGGCGAAGGACAAGCCCCAACGTCAACCATCTGAACCAAAAGCCCCCAGAGCTCTTTGAAAGAGAGGTCGATGACATCATGTTTACGGAAACTGATGCCAAGTGGGTTTATTACCCTCATACTGATGCCCTGGTGataaaaatgaagattgggaTGGTGAATGTGCACCGAGCGTCGGTGGATACTGGGAGCTCGGCTGACGTATTGACTTATGATGCATATAAGAAATTGGGGTTGTTGGACAAAGACCTCACCTCGACAGGTGGGCACCTGTACTGGTTTACAGGAAACTCAATCGGAGTAAAGAGGACGATCCGGATCCCAGTGACTTTGGAAGAAGAACCTTATGCAGCCACACAGGTTGCCATGTTTACAATCGTAGATCAGCCATGTGCTTACAATGTTATAGTCAGCAGACCCCTTTtgagggcaatgaggatggtgaCCCCGATCCATCATATGACAGTAAAATTCCCAACTCCCACGGGGTAG